TTCACCCATGCGATGGTAAGCAAAATGACCGCAATCAGCATCATGCTGATATGTTCAACAAGATAAAATCGCAGGAAGGTGCTTTTCATGGCTTCCGGGTCGAAATGTACCTTTGGGCTCAGGAAAAAGTAAAGTACCAGGCCGATCAATACCTGGATGTGGGCCACAATGACGGTAAACTTTCCAAATTGCAGCGTTTTAGGGCTGTAGCTTCCTCTAAATGCTTCGACGAAAAGGCGGTAGATTGTCAGGACGAAAAGAAGAATTAGAACCCAGCGGAGACCAGAATGGGTGTGCTCAAAAATACTGTACAATGACATATTTACTGTGTGTTGGAGTTTTGGCAAAAGTAACCAAAACCCCCAAAGTCGTGGAAAAGCAAAAGGGAGCCGCGTGGCTCCCTTTTGAAACTTTAAGTTTTTTTAAAGGTTGAGCTTTTTCAAAAGGGCTTTCGGAATGGCATCGCG
This window of the Bacteroidota bacterium genome carries:
- a CDS encoding cytochrome B, producing MSLYSIFEHTHSGLRWVLILLFVLTIYRLFVEAFRGSYSPKTLQFGKFTVIVAHIQVLIGLVLYFFLSPKVHFDPEAMKSTFLRFYLVEHISMMLIAVILLTIAWVKGKKKEAHQKRARYLFTWFVVAFVIILAAIPWPFRTALGGGWF